The Leptolyngbya iicbica LK region CGTATTGGGCACCACCCGAATGACCAAGACCCCAGAGACCTCTGGCAAGAGCACCCCAGCATTGGGATCTTCGTTGTTGCGACGGGCAATATCTGGCGTCAGGGTAGCGATCTGAACCCCGAGATAAGGATGCGCGATACTTTCACCCGCCACCAGCTGATCCTTGATTTCCTTCGCCTTGTTGATCGGGATGGCAAACCCAATGCCCATGGCATCGGCGCGGATGGCGGTATTGATGCCAATCACTTCCCCGTTTTGGTTCAACAGGGGGCCGCCCGAGTTGCCTGGATTAATCGCCGCATCGGTTTGAATGAAATCTAGCCGCTTGTCGGGAATACCGACCGAGGCGCTGGAACGCTTGAGGGTGCTGACAATGCCTAGGGTCACGGTGTTATCAAGTCCAAGGGGATTGCCCACCGCGATCGCCCAATCGCCTACCTTGACCGCGTCTGAGTTGCCCAGGGTCGCCACCGGCAGCGAGGCATCATCGGCCTCAATTTTGACGACTGCCAGGTCGGTGACGCTGTCCTGGCCTTCCACGATGCCCTCGTAGCTGCGGCCATCTTTGAGCGTCACGGTGACGCGATCGGCGCCATCCACCACGTGAGAATTCGTCAGAATATCCCCTGCAGCAGAAATGATGAAGCCCGATCCCTGACCCCGTAATAGTTCTTCTTGAGGGTAGCGGGGAAAGCCATTCGGCCCCATAAAGCCGCGAAAGAAGGGGTCGTCGAAAAATAAGTCCGGCGTTT contains the following coding sequences:
- a CDS encoding HhoA/HhoB/HtrA family serine endopeptidase — encoded protein: MAVMAWWHSWQKLVVRLMAIALVACVALVTGQSAAMAQSVAEEVTVPVPRSFVALAVEQVGDAVVRIDTETTVVRETPDLFFDDPFFRGFMGPNGFPRYPQEELLRGQGSGFIISAAGDILTNSHVVDGADRVTVTLKDGRSYEGIVEGQDSVTDLAVVKIEADDASLPVATLGNSDAVKVGDWAIAVGNPLGLDNTVTLGIVSTLKRSSASVGIPDKRLDFIQTDAAINPGNSGGPLLNQNGEVIGINTAIRADAMGIGFAIPINKAKEIKDQLVAGESIAHPYLGVQIATLTPDIARRNNEDPNAGVLLPEVSGVLVIRVVPNTPAAEAGLRRGDVVLEIDGEAIASADVLQRRVEDSRVGQTLRLKVRRGNQLEQLTVTTAELASSD